Sequence from the Lepidochelys kempii isolate rLepKem1 chromosome 7, rLepKem1.hap2, whole genome shotgun sequence genome:
GACTTATCACATATTCTAGGCACATACAACCTTTACAGACTTTTTTCTCCTTCAGAAATTAATAGGAGTTTGAACTATAGGCTCCTAGATGCTTCGTTTACAGTATAACATCCATTTACTATAGTCATTCCTGACTCGTTTTTACTTACATTTTTGATTTAGGTCCTTCAGGTTTCGACTAATGTTTACAGCAATATCTTTCATTTCCAGATATTTCAAGCTAGTCAGCTTGTTCATGTTTTCCAGGAGTTTGTAGTCTTCACTGGTGGCTTTCgaaaaaagagaaaatacttACACCTTTATAAAAACAACTAGCACAGTTTGGAATCTAAGTGCTGTTCAGAGCTGAAGAGTTCAAGGTGACAGCTGAACACAGCTGAGAATATCTCATTCAATAATACGGCTCTTAGCAAGATGCTCCCTAAAAACGAGGGGATCAAATCTTGCGGACTGAAATATCAAATGGACTAAAGAATAAATGTGTAGCATATTCAGTAAAAAACAAGAACTTATTTTATACATTTCTACAGTACCTATCATTCTGGAAGGCAAAACCTTCTATTTACAAAGCTaaaggccttgatcctgaaaGCTGATCTGCATGCAGGAACCTTATGCCTTTATTCAGTCCCCTCGGTACACACTGGCACTCCAGGCCCCAACCCCAGTTCAGTGTCTCTCTTCCCCTCAGCTAGGGAATCCCCAGCCCTCTTTCCTGGAGCAGGGTCCCCATTCAATGACCACTCTCAGGCTTTATCTGTCTGGAGCTCAGCCTTCTAGCTTTGACTTCCAAACTCCCCTGGTCTCAGGGTCTTTCTCCTGCCTTAGCAGGCTACTCCTAGTTGGGGGTGACCTCCTTGACTTCAGTCTTTCCTGCAGGGGAGCCCTTCCCATGTAGTCTttgctgcagcttcctgctgttcTTAAAGGGGACAGCTGTGGTTCCATTACATGGCCTTTACTTCCCCCACCTATGGAGGTGAGTTATACTTGTCACAGGAGAATGGCAGCCCAGCTCAGTTCCAAAGTCAGCTTTGGTCCAGTCATGAAGATGCAACATGTTTACAGGTCCCTCTTGCTCTACATCTGTTCCCTCCCCAATGGGGGCTTGTCTATGTGAAcacttagggcaagtctacattaCAATATTAAGTGGACCTAAGTTATGTCAACGTACAGCCACCACAGTgatttgcatgtccacactacacaccttgtgttggcagtgtgcgtcctcaccaggagcgcttgtacCGATTTGACTGTCAGCAtgaggcattgtgggatggcttctgaaaggcagcaacagtcaatgtaagcaatgcagtgtctacactgacactgcttcgacctaactacatcgacctaaTCACtacgcctctcgcagaggtggagttattaagtcggtgaAGTGGGcgagttacatcagtgggagctaccTTTTAGTatagacgcttacagagttagggaatagattaaagcacactagggaacttttagcacgtggtagcagtgtccatgcaggcacttagtgcatggcaggctacAGCGAAATAGATTTCCACCTCACCTTGCCACAAATTAAGTGTTCGTATAGACAAGCTCTCAGAAGAAGAAATAGTTAACCTGATTCAGTACCACACTAAAAACTTTTTGAAAGATAAAACGTCACATCAATCTGGGGCCCTCTTTAGCTTTACATTCAGATGCTCTGATGTTCTATCTTAACATATGATCCAAGTGGCAGTCATCTAACTGCCCATGTGACCCCGCTGACATGTGTTAACAGTTCGTTAGAGCACTTTGATCTCatcctctttgaaatgggactagctCAGAGCACATTAATGAACTAttaatgcacatcagcagggtGCATTTGGACAGTTAGACTGgggcaggctagtgcagggtgGATTCACACCCCAGGTTGCCATAATCTAATGGCTTGTGTACATAAAACCCTTAAATTATATTAAAGCCACTTTAATTCTGCCCACGCAGGAGCTGAacgcagtttaactaatccatttttaattcacacctttaaTTAATTTGGATTACTTTTCCTGagtatccctgtgtagacaagccctaaaatgctaagcaaagtatttctttttttaaacagtttatctCTATGCTAGCCAGGTTTGTTAGTTTCACAGTTTGCCTTACCTGTCAGTTCACCTGTTAAGTAAGTGGCCATTTTGTTGAACATATCCTTACAAAGCTCATTGATATCTGCTTCTGCTGGTTCCTTAGCTTCCTCTGCTGTCTCCACAGCAGGATCCTCTAATCAGGTTATAAATGAACAGTACAGAGGTAAGGGAAAGTTAGTCAAATACTGAAATACACACAAGATAGTAAAAACAGCACACATCTTTTTGTTACATTTATTTTCAACATGGGGTGTACATTTTAGATTAATAAACAATTAACCCACAAAGTTATCTGTAAAATTGCATAAAGTTGATTTAACAGCttgattttaaatcaataaatattTTATCTATTTCAGGGGTAGGCCTCTGTAAGTTTCCCTTATTATTACAAAGGCAAAAATTAAATGATGTGAAGACAATGATTTCAGGAAAGATCTTTGAGTCTGATCATTTCTATTGGCTGTGCCTACTGTCATTTTTTCCCATCTTTGATCACTGATTGAGAACTGTTCCCTATGTCCCCTTCAGAAGGTGTTGCAACAGTCCCCCAGTCCTGTCCACTAAACTCTTTCTTCTCCTTCAAACCCCTTTGTAACATTCCTCCTGTTCTTCCCACAAATAATCTCTCCACTGCTTCATCTGAGTAGTTCTCTTCTGCTCTGTATTTTCTTTACATGGCTTGATCCTGAGATACTGGATTGAACACACTGCTGGCTGTGTTCCTTCAACAATTGATCACGGCTGCAACAGAGCCTGGCAGTGCCCTAGTGCCCAAGCACCCATAACTCCAACTGACTTACCTAGGGGCTGAGGGCACTTAGCAACTCCTGGAAGAGCTTGGCatactgcaggatcaagcccataaacAATATGCATTCTGGAGCAGTGAACCAGACTTACTCTATGTTTGGAATAGCATGATGATAATTTGTGTGCTATATAAATGgttaggaaaagaaaaggagtacttgtgtagctcacgaaagtttatgctcaaataaattggttagtctctaaggtgccacaagtactccatttctttttgcgaatacagactaacacagctgttactctgaaaaatggttAGTAAGCATCAGTTCCTTTTGCGAAGAATTGTGATAGTCTTATTAGCCTGGAAAAGCTTTTCATGACAAAGCCATAGGCTGCCCATCTAAGTGAAGACATTTTCCTCTCCCTGTTGCTGCTCCATTCTTCTCACTTCAGTGTCATTGTAAGCAAAGAATATTTGCCAAATAAAGGCTGTAGCAAGTCACATGTGAGACAGAAAGAGAAATGGCACCAGCTGCCTATAACAGAAGACAGGTGCCATCACCCACGTCTGGAAGGTTTAAC
This genomic interval carries:
- the BLOC1S2 gene encoding biogenesis of lysosome-related organelles complex 1 subunit 2 — encoded protein: MATAAAAEGPLEARVQVAKQDPAVETAEEAKEPAEADINELCKDMFNKMATYLTGELTATSEDYKLLENMNKLTSLKYLEMKDIAVNISRNLKDLNQKYAGLQPYLEQINLIEEQVAALEQAAYKLDAYSKKLEAKYKKLEKR